In the Haemorhous mexicanus isolate bHaeMex1 chromosome 16, bHaeMex1.pri, whole genome shotgun sequence genome, ctgcctcttgctggccatctccctggctgccctcctgggcaacggcctcatcatcagcgccgtagcctgcggccaccacctgcacacgcccatgttcttcttcctgctcaacctggccctcactgacctgggctccatctgcaccactgtccccaaagccatgcacaattccctctgggacaccaggaacaTCTCCTacacaggatgtgctgctcaggTTTTTCTGATTATCTTCTTCCTTGGAACAGAGCTTGccctcctgaccatcatgtgctacgaccgctacgtgtccatctgcaaacccctgcactacgggaccctcctgggcagcagagcttgtgcccacatggcagcagctgcctgggccagtgcctttctctatTCACTGCTGCACAcggccaatacattttccctgcccctgtgccatggcaatgccctgAGCCAGTTCTTTTGTGAAATCCCAcagatcctcaagctctcctgc is a window encoding:
- the LOC132334766 gene encoding olfactory receptor 14J1-like, coding for MSNSSSIRHFLLLALADTRQLQLLHFCLLLAISLAALLGNGLIISAVACGHHLHTPMFFFLLNLALTDLGSICTTVPKAMHNSLWDTRNISYTGCAAQVFLIIFFLGTELALLTIMCYDRYVSICKPLHYGTLLGSRACAHMAAAAWASAFLYSLLHTANTFSLPLCHGNALSQFFCEIPQILKLSCSKSYFRKLGLLAVSVCLAFGCFVFIVFSYVQIFRAVLRIPSEQGRHKAFSTCLPHLAVVSLFISTGTFAHLKPPSISSPSLDLALSVLYLVVPPALNPLIYSLRNQELKDALRKMMTMSFQKQ